The nucleotide sequence AACATAGTGACCaagcatgattccagaggactagtgATGAAATATACTGCCCATCCCTTGATAAAGAGGTGAAAGACTaagaataagataaaaaataagataaattatgtatatgtgtatgtatacatatatattttaagaataagatagctatatgtatgtatatgtatacatatgtatatgtatgcacacatatgtatatgtatgtatgtatacatatatatgtatatgtatacatatgtatatgtatgcacacatacacatatatatatttgcacatggtcaagtggaaatttgttttaattatatatgattgtaacaggttttgtttttcttcagttctcaattggggaggagagaggagttaGGGAAGCAGGTGAGAAGGCACATTTttattaactgaaaaaataaaacataattttaaaagacagagatCGTTGGCAGCTttgaagagagaagtttcagttgaatattGAGGTCAGAAGCCAAGTTGCAGAGGATTCAAAGATTGATAGGAAAGGAAGCAGAGGTAGCCAttatagatggctttttcaagaagtttagctgAGAAAAGGGGGTGAGATACCTGTAGCTGGCATGCATGGATGCATTAGAGAGAAGTTTTTAAGGATGAGGTTGGcttgagcatgtttgtaggcccCTTGGAAagagcccagagtcacacagctagtaaagagagactgaaaagggttaagtgacttgcacaggtcacacagctagtaagtattagaggCAGGACTCATATTttaggtcatcttgactccaagtctagctctATGCATTGTACCACCCAGTTtctattagactgtgatctctttgagggcagggactgtctttaatGTTTTATTTGTCTCCCCAGGGCTTATAGTGTTTGGCATAGGGTAAgtacataataattttgtttttcgtCCTTTCATCACTCCAAAATGACCTATACCTTACCCTGTGGGATAAGCATAGTCATGGTCGCTCTAATCCGCCGTGcctagaaaactttaaaaatcctaTTAATTATTCATGTTAAAGTCTGCCTGAAAATGTTTTGGGAATACGTCCGAAGTGACCATAAGAAGAATGTTATTATTCTTTCTTCAATTTCATCTGTGATCTTATCTTTGAGGCTACTTCCTCCAAGTGTATGTATCAAAGTCTATGAAGGCCTGCTCATTTCGTATGATTCTTGTTTGGGCTCTTCCATCAATCCTCCATAGAGCTCAGACTAAAGGCCTTCTTTTAACGTGCTGTGGGTACCAGAGTAGCACTTAGATTGCTGAGTCTTATTCTTACTACAATCCTcacctcatggagtttacaatttaatttgGGAACTTCCAAATTCCCTCCGTTGTTGGTGTTGTTGGCTCCCCAACacttattatttaatttggttaTATCTTTTCTTTACTTATCTATGAATATGTTTTATCCTCCAGTAGAATTTAAAGTCAAGGACTTTTGTTTTGGtttccccagtatttagcatCTAGTGTACCAAGGAGTAAGGActtaatgcttattgagtgaATGTGGAGCCCAGGATTTACAGCCTACAAAGTTATGTTgaaagagttttatttttaggGAAAATAAATTGTGTTTGCAAtagggccaaaaaaaaaacccctctaaGTTAGCAAAAGAACATTGGAAAAGCCTTTCCCCTCTGCATTTGTACTAACTTTATTCACTGGCCCATCATTATCATTTGGGATTTCTGAATTCACCGTACAACAGTCAGGCACAAAGAGGGGCTGATTTTTATCCAGTAGGTACAGGGATAGGGATGGTATATGTGAGGCAGACACGGGGCATTCTTTAAAAAACACTGCCTATTTTCTCTCCAGGCCAGAAAATCTAGCGTGAGGGACACTTTGGCAATGACTACCTTGAGATGAGGTGGGGAAAGCAACACGAAAGACAGCCAGGAGATCTAGAGAGAGCCACAGCCCTTACTTACAGAGTACGAGCGCCCTCTAGGATTCATTTAACAATTGCAATTGGTTGAATCAAAACCGGTCGTTTCTCGGAGGCAGTAAGAGGAAAAGAGCTACATAAGTAGGGTACTTCCTAGTCTTACAATGGGACTATATCTGGAGATAAGGATTGGGACAGAGAAGGGAAGCTTAGCAGCTAAAATACAGATGCAAAACCAACCCAAAGTCTATACAATAAACACACGTGTACACGCAAGATTCAGGCAGCTTCCTCTCTacccccatccacccacccaccccctccccaacacacacaccctcacCACCAGCAACTCCAGCCATTaggcatctgtcattttcctgttcGGAAGGGTTTAGTAGGTTGCCGGGACAGGACTGGGGGGCGCCTGCTCCACCCCCTCAGGTATCCGGTTGGAAGAAAAGCCAGTCTCAACAACTTGGACTCCCTCTGTTAAAAGATAAGTGTAGCCAGCCCATCTGTCTCCATCTTCGAAACTTTAAAAGAGGAGTGAGGCAGGGGACAAATCCATcaaactttccttttctgtcccaaCCACAAATAGTAGCCTGTGtgccccctgccccccagcaTCTCCTGAAAATACTCTGCCCCCTCCACCTCCAACCCTCATCCATCCCCCTCAACACTACACAGTGATCCTTTGAGACAACAGAGAATGCACCATGTGCCTGTGTTTTGAATTCTGCCTAGGCTGATTTGTGATGGAATCACAATCAAGGAGTGATATTTCTTGCGTGTCTTGCAGGCGTGTAATAAACCTGGTACATCGATGACTCGGATTTTCAGGGTGATGTTCaaatggagggaggagggtaGGAGTAATGGCCCAAGGTTGAACTTTGTAGCCTGTTCCTTCTCCCGTATGCAAATTGCCTTTAAATATGGGGTTCATAAACAGGGCAAAGACTGAGTTGGGCTTCTTCCTGTCTTATGGCTCTAGTGCCATAGAAGGCTGGAGGAAGGAGGcttttctggccaaaacaggaGCTCAATCCCAAACCACCAGAAAACAAATCCTCATCTCCCTTACATTCAGGTTcctggaaaagaatgaaagacgAAACAGTAAAATCTTTAAAAGGTTGGTCTGCTTTTCTTACTTTAACTTTGGTGTGGTCCCTTTGCCTCTGGGAGAAGAAAGCTGTTTTCCATGTGGTTGGTTATCTGGGGGATTTTAGTGGCTATTGATGGGGAGTGAGGAAGTAAAAGGGTTGTAGGAGAGAACATGTAGGGGGAAAGTCTGCCACTAAAGTTCTTTGGAGGTAACAAAAGCATtttttattaaagacaaaagaacAGGTTGATATTTGAAAGAGGCTAGAACAAAATTTGTTCTTTGGAGTGTGACAATAAAGGGAGGTGGAGCTGGGCATgttgaatgcttgttgattatgtGGAGGGGGAATGAAAGACAGACTGTGTTAAAGTGTGGAAGCTTAAGCGGTTTAAAAGTATGAAAAGCCAAATAAACACCAAAAGGTGATGGTGTTAGTTCTATAAACCTAATGCTATTGGGTTTATTTGGAGTGACTGCTTATTGAAACAGAAATTTCAGGCCATGggtatctttgttgttgtttgtttgtttgttttcaaatggCAGATTAAGTCCTTTTTCCTAACCTGAGTTTCCAGGAGTGGTAAATTCAGGTGATTCTccactctccttcccctcttatttTAATTAAGTTGACACTCCTTTAGTAAGGAGACCAGACTGAAGATCATATTAGAACAAACTGAGGTGCAAAGAACAATTCCTCTCAGcacaggaaaagaggagaaatggCCAGGGGGAATAAACCCAAACCTCTCTTCACGTTCTATTCCTGGTTTGACAGCTGATGTTTAGGAGCATGTCAAGCCCTGCGTACAATTCAAAATTGGTTTGGAGTGAAGGGGTCACTGCAGGGCAGTCTCTCCTGCCTGGACCAACAAGCCATCCAGCAAACAGATAGCATGGAAACATAAGATCATTAGTGTCTTTTagatgcttttttccccctccttctctgcctGCTTCATGTTTTTTTCCCAGTGGCCAACCGGTGTGCTGGCTGGCTTTTTCCATTCACCTGGTACTTAGGTTGCTTACAAACCATTCCTAAATCTTAACAGGTTAGTGGCAGGCAAACCTGCAGCAACTGtgctttgcaaagatactgaatttCTCTGGTGCACCTTTCTCCTACCCTCCCCCTCCAGGATGAGAGGGAGTGAGCCATCCAACTCATCTATTAATATGCATTGAGTACTTTTCGAATAaaggagaccttagagatgaagaaaaagactaaaagaaaaaaaaaaacctgtccccTGCTCTCAGAGGAGTGCAGGGTAAAGTGGTAGGGATAGTGGTGAGGTAAGCAATCCCAAGCAAGTTTGCTTTCAACGATCTTGGTTTTACAGTAGGGTGCTTGGGAGTACATAAAAGCAAGGCCATTGATTTGTAACCCGCAGCGCTCTGATTGTCCTGGAGACCTCAGGCAGGGTTACCATAGGATAGCCTCAAAGGCCCACATCTTTTATAATATGCCACCTCTTCACGTGTCCCTGGCATGgtcagtaattaaaaaaaaaaaagcaagaaatgatATGCTCACGGACACAATGTTCCCAGTAgttactggggtggggggaagcggggggagtgggggaaggaggggagagtgaAATGCagattgtgctttttttttcctctgcagaCTTGAATTTATTTCCGCCCCCTCCCCTACACATTCctgacctctccctcccccttcctcctttctttccttccttcctcccttcctcctcttccaagtTCTGGGATTTTTCAGTCCTGGGTTTGGCCCAAAGCACAAAAAAGGCGTTTTCGGAAGCCGACTCGGGCAGGGGCTTCGCGGGTGCACAAGGgccatttgtttgttttgggactTGGGGCAGGAAATCTTGCTCTGCCTGAGTCACGGCGGCTCCTTCAAGGAAACGTCAGAGTTTGCTTATCACTCGGGGCTGCTGTGCGCGGAGCGGGCTGCTGTtctttgctgctgttgctgctgccgctGCAGCTGTTTCTGCCAGCCAGGGAGCCAAAGTGGTTAGTGTTGAGCCCGTCGGGGGCTAGAGGATCCATGGGAGAGATGCAGGGGGCACTGACCAGGGCCCGGCTAGAGTCGTTGCTTAAGCCTCGCCACAAAAAGagagctgaggctcagaaaaggagCGAGTCCTTCCTGCTGACCGGACTTGGTAAGGGACCCACTGCCGGCAACTGGGGTTGGGGCTCCAGcttgtcttttttccttctttgcccACTAGTTGCTCCGTTGCTGAGGAAATTGGGGACAGAGAACCTTTGCTGGGGCCCAGATACCTGAGCAAGGAGGAAAGGGTCCGTGCAGGCATTTGGCTAAAATCCAACGCCTTGGTCCCTTCCTGACCCCGCTCCTGTCCTGAAGTGTAGGACGGAGAATGCCTTTTTAGGTGTTGACCTAAGGTTAGGGAAAGAGGGAGGCTGGGGGAGAGACTCAGAAAATGCATTTAACTttcctgcctctctgtctctattattAGGATGGACTTGTGGTTTCCTCAGTGTGGGTATTCCTGGTGTGGAAACCTCTTTCTATGCGTCTATCGACAACTAGTCTGCTGTTTGGTCTGAGTTGCTTGGGAaaactgagtttaagtgacttgtttctCTGGTATAATCTATGATTATAGATGTCAGAGGTAGGAGTTAAATCCATACCTTCTTGATTCTAAATTCGGCTGTAAATTCATTGTCAGGCTGCTCGGTCCCCAGTCTCCAAAGGCACGgaagtctgtgtgtgtatacagtaaTAATCAGATACGAGAAAGGGTAGGGTCTCCAGGATTTCCTGTAGCAATGCAGAAGTTGCTGGAAAATCTGAATTGAGCTGAAAAATTGAGGCTGCATGAATAAAAAGCTCAGCTAACTACCCCTCCGCGAGTATAAAGTGCCTCTGGTGCTTCAACTTTGATTTCCTTTTGGAGCTAGTGGAATAAATGAAAGGTGGAAAATTACCCCAGTCcagccttcctctcctctctccgcCCCTTCCCTGCCGGCCGGTTTCCCCTCCTCCGCCTGGGGGGAGCAGATTTGGGGCAGATTAGCCTAGCCGGCTAGTACAGTAGGGCCCTCCAGGCACTATCCTTGAGCTTTTACCCCCGAGCGTCTCCCTGTCTTTTCCGGTTCTGGTTCTGCTCGCAGCTGCCTGCTACCCTGCGCCTTTCGCGAGAGTCTCACTCTCTGGTTCGGTTCTCAGTGCTCTGGTTCTGCACGCTGTCGTGGCTGCTGCCCAATCAGCGGCTTCCCTAGCCTAGACCCTCTTGCCTAGCGCCCCGGGAGATGACCCGACGAGGGGGAGGGGACAGACTTTAAAAAGACTTACGGCCGGGCGCCAGCTGGACGCACTGGGCACTGTTCCGCGCGCCCGCCTAGGGAGCTGAGCGGAGGCAGGAGGCCGGGCTTCGCCCTCATTGTTCCTGGTGGCTCCGCCCCTCCCCGGGTGGAGCTGTCTATATAAGAGCCTCTGGGGAGGGAGCTCGGCAGAAGCACTTTGAGTGGTGCTCAGAGCTAGGCTTGGGTACGCGGCTTTGGACTTACTCATTCAGCCGGTGATTCCTTTGCTCCTTTCCTGCGAGCCGAGATGACGGTGAAAACCGAGGCTTCAGGAGCTACGCTCACTTACTCAAAGATGAGGGGCATGGTAGCAATCCTTATTGGTGAGTGTTCGAACAACGAGTTCAGTTTTAGTCTAGGTTTGATGAGCATTAGgtagtttaaaaaagaagaatatcGTATTGTGTCTTTAAATCTCATTTAaatgcttcccccccccctcttATTTTGCAGCTTTCATGAAACAGAGGAGGATGGGACTGAATGATTTTATTCAGAAGATTGCCAGCAACTCATATGCCTGCAAACAGTAAGTATTTGCAATTTGGAGAATTAAAGCTTAACGTGGCTGTACTTAAGTTTTTCTGGGATTAGTAGGAAAAAAACTGAAGTCTCTCGAAAACCCACAGACTTCCTGGAAAAGGaaggatttttgtttcttttaaatgtaatgtCATTTAAAAGTAGTTTTATTTTTAGTACTCCAAGATTTGGGATTAAATTTTAACAACTATATAATTCAGGACCTGTCTCTATGCAAAGCATCTAATGTGATTAATTAAAGAATTTACTCTTTTTAATCTGGAAATGTAGTTGGTTATTTTCCATTTGAAGTTATTTCATAATCTGAGAAAAATACTAAACCATTCACATTAGTGAATAAAGCCTGCCTCCTAGTGGCAaacttctaacttttttttttttttacctttgcccTCTGCAGCCCTGAAGTTCAATCTATTTTGAAAATTTCTCAACCTCAAGAGCCTGAGCTTATGAATGCCAATCCTTCTCCTCCGGTAAGCATTTTTTATTTATGATGCATCTTCTAAAGAAAATTGTAAATGAGTCAGGAACAGAGTCCTCCtacattaacatttaaaaatagcatttctgGAAATTAGCCTAGAAACAAGAATGCCTTATTAGTTCATCCCATAACACAGTGATAGTATTGAGTCTGTGGACTTTAGAAAAATACTgaggcattttaaaatttttggttcCTGTAATTTTCTTTGGGTAGATTCATAAAGACTTTTTGACCTAAGATTAACTTTCTGATGTACACTGATGTAGTTTAATTTTGCTGACTACATCTTGCCTcacaaattatttttgttataaagAGTAGAATGTTCTAATAACTaatgtgaaatatgtttaatatgaatgtaaaagtagaacctatatcagattgcatgccctcttggggaggggcgtggaaagagagggggggaaattttaaactcaaaatcttatggaagtgaatgatgaaaactaaaaataagtaaattaattattaaaaaataaaagacatatcAAAcaagtattgattttttttctttttttcctccccagccCAGTCCATCTCAGCAGATCAACCTTGGCCCATCCTCCAACCCCCATGCAAAGCCATCAGactttcatttcttgaaagtaATTGGAAAAGGCAGttttggaaaggtaaatttttttttgcctatttacATCAATCATATCCCTTTAGTGGGGGTGGTGTTGCTTTAAACCATGATACAAAGCTTTCTGCTTTCTAATTTCAGGTTCTTCTTGCAAGACACAAGGCAGAGGAACAATTCTATGCtgtcaaagttcttcagaaaaaaGCAATCCTGAAAAAGAAAGAGGTACagtcaaattttttttccagagggggAAGTATGGAAGCATATATTAATAACATTCTTTGTACATTCAAGTAAATTAAATCTGTTATCTTTTTTCTAGGAAAAACACATCATGTCAGAGCgtaatgtccttctgaagaaTGTCAAACATCCTTTCCTAGTGGGACTGCACTTCTCCTTCCAGACTGCAGACAAACTCTACTTTGTCCTAGACTACATCAATGGTGGAGAGGTGAGCAGAAAAGAAATCTTTGGAAAGAGAATAGAGTTTGCATATACAGTCTCGCTCATTTGgaggagaatttttaaaagacagttgAGGGGAGAAGTTAACCAGAATTAGTATCCCCCTCTAACCTGGCAGGTTTCAAATCGCCAGTGGATCATTAGGACACACTTCCTGCCATTGTCCTCCTTGGCCGTAGATGTCAAATCTGATTAAATGCATTGTTAACAGGCTTTGTCAGCAGGCGCCTGACTGTGTTGTCTGTCTCCTGCAGTTGTTTTACCATCTCCAGAGAGAGCGATGCTTCCTGGAACCCCGAGCTCGGTTTTATGCTGCCGAAATTGCCAGTGCCCTGGGTTACCTGCATTCTCTCAATATTGTATATAGGTAAGCAATACCCATTTTATGTCACAATACACAATGTGTTCTGACTTCAGCATAGATTGTGCTATGGATATAAATAATAGCTGATCTTCATATACTACATGCCTGTAGTGAGGCCCCCTGAACCTTACGTTAATTTCTCAATTATGGGGGACAGTGTAATGTCCTCAGAACTTAAAAAGTGTGCATGTACGTGTTGCTTGTTTTCATAATTATGAATTGTAAATACCACATGATCTTATTGTAAAGCAAAACTAAAGTATGTTTGCCTCTCCATTTTTTGTTCTTTAGAGACTTAAAGCCAGAGAACATTTTGCTAGATTCGCAAGGGCACATTGTCCTGACAGACTTTGGACTCTGTAAAGAAAACATTGAACACAATGGCACAACATCCACCTTCTGCGGCACCCCTGAGGTAGGTGTCCTCTTGAGCTTAGAAACTCTTAGGCGCTTCTTCCTGAGGAGAAAGGTCGAATTAAAGGGGAAGATAGTCACAGGTGTTTTCCTTACACTACTCATGCCACACCTGGGAGGGATTGATATCTGAATAAACATGAGAGAATTAGAAAATCTTTTCTTGCTCATTGGTAAACTAAGTGCATCTGAGCCACTGGGAAGGGTCAGTCACATAGTCTAAATCATAAATGCATGGGGCGGGGGTGGTAGTAACGGAAGagttttataccttttttttttttaagtactctCCACTTTAAAGATAGTCTTCACTATGGGGGTTTCCTAGGACTTCAGTTTAAAATgaatcttttgatttctttttattttgtgcaGTATCTTGCCCCTGAAGTTCTTCACAAGCAGCCTTATGACAGAACAGTAGACTGGTGGTGCCTCGGGGCTGTCTTATATGAAATGCTTTATGGTCTGGTAAGTAGCCAATTAAATAATAGAAAAGACCTTGAAGAGACCTTACTCTTCCTGCCTTTCCCACTCCCTGGCAAGTGCTCTACTTAAATTAATCTACGCAAACACACTTCAGTCTGCCAAGAATATTCTGCCTTTATCAGTAAGGTTACTAAAGGCTGATAACATCGTGGTTGGTTGACTGTGTGTTTCACAGGTTTTGCAACTTTTGAGtagattgtctttattttttcagatCTTTTGTCTTAACCTAAATTTCCCCCTACATCCTTCTCCCTGAGCACTCCCCCAAGTAGatggcttttaaattttttattcagttatcAGCTCACAGACATTTTGACTGCCCcactatattttaaatattatgttGAACCTCACTATACTTTCAGTTAAAcatattccttctttttcccccttgaagCCTCCTTTTTACAGTCGAAACACAGCTGAGATGTATGACAACATTTTGAACAAGCCACTGCAGTTGAAGCCAAATATTACAAATTCTGCAAGACACCTTCTTGAGGGCCTACTGCAGAAAGATAGGACAAAGAGGCTGGGTGCCAAGGATGACTTTGTAAGTAAAAATATTGCAGTTCTAGTGGGGGTTGGGGGCATGCATGGGAAGAACACTAAATATTAAACCATCCCACCTTAATTGAATTAGGCTTGTCTAAATCAGTCTTGTGTTTCTTGTCAACAGATGGAGATTAAGAATCATGTCTTCTTCTCCCTTATTAACTGGGATGATCTCATTAATAAGAAGATTACTCCCCCTTTTAACCCAAATGTGGTGAGTATCACTTCTAAGTATAGTTGTTCCCCCAAAGGGCATTTCTTTCTTTAGCCTGAGCTTGGTCAGAGGGAACCAGTATGACTCAGAAGGTCTTAAGTGGTTTTCTAACTAGAAAAAGGGATAAACTTTGATCAAAGGAAGCTGGTGGTTCATGTTCATTCATACTCTTAGCCACATAGTAACAGGCAAAAGAGTCAAATGAACAGTCTATATCTTTACATTTTTGGAACAAAAGCAGTGGCCTTGTggctttggcaagtcacttgacccaccCCTAGAGGCGCTAACAGCTTCATTTAAACCTGCCTTGtgatcatctctaaaatatggaAGGATATTAAGTACAACCCATCTGCCTGGAGCTAATTTCAGAAATGATTAGTTGAAACAGATTATAGATGTAGAAGCGGAATGAactttcagaggtcatttaggtCCAGCTcttgctttaaagaaaaaaaatgataaagttaAGCAGGTTGCAGAaatttgaagtgacttgccaaagggaTCTTGGGTATTGAATGGAAAGGCCAAGATTTGTCCTTGGGTTCCATGTCCAGCACTTTCCACTGCTCCCTAGGAGACTCTGATTAGACTTTGTGCTCAGGACTACCAAGTCCAAGATGACCAAGGACAGCATAATAAATACCGAGCATGTCCAAAGAAGACCCAGGCTTTGAGTTACCGACAAATGCTTGAATGGCTTTATGAACTTTTAGGTCTTCGATTGCCCTAAACCTAACTAACTGTGTTTCTCTTTGCCTCCACTAGAGTGGACCCAGCGATCTTCGGCATTTCGATCCTGAGTTTACAGAAGAACCTGTTCCAAACTCCATTGGCAAATCCCCAGATAGCATCCTGATCACTGCCAGTGTCAAGGAAGCAGCGGAAGCTTTCCTAGGTTTCTCCTATGCACCTCCTATGGATTCTTTCCTCTGAACATTTTTGGACTGATTTTGAGAGAGAGGTTCTGGGAtggttttatgtgtgtgtttcattTCGTTTAGCCCTTCAGCCAAGCTGCTAGCTGACcagacatctttaaaaaaaaaaatttgcacatCTCTGGAAGCT is from Trichosurus vulpecula isolate mTriVul1 chromosome 7, mTriVul1.pri, whole genome shotgun sequence and encodes:
- the SGK1 gene encoding serine/threonine-protein kinase Sgk1 isoform X1; protein product: MSGRRTRCLKSDCASPAPLFSLTVSRRDTEESRCTRQVPHTGPTTVYSPLWKMVNKDMNGFPVKKCSAFQFFKKRVRRWIKSPMVSVEKSANLKYTGPSVMHRHQGEPEFEPSLCQTCLGEHTLRREILSQEKESCSWESHPSSEMKEPGNKADILTKPDPRTFWNNDDSAFMKQRRMGLNDFIQKIASNSYACKHPEVQSILKISQPQEPELMNANPSPPPSPSQQINLGPSSNPHAKPSDFHFLKVIGKGSFGKVLLARHKAEEQFYAVKVLQKKAILKKKEEKHIMSERNVLLKNVKHPFLVGLHFSFQTADKLYFVLDYINGGELFYHLQRERCFLEPRARFYAAEIASALGYLHSLNIVYRDLKPENILLDSQGHIVLTDFGLCKENIEHNGTTSTFCGTPEYLAPEVLHKQPYDRTVDWWCLGAVLYEMLYGLPPFYSRNTAEMYDNILNKPLQLKPNITNSARHLLEGLLQKDRTKRLGAKDDFMEIKNHVFFSLINWDDLINKKITPPFNPNVSGPSDLRHFDPEFTEEPVPNSIGKSPDSILITASVKEAAEAFLGFSYAPPMDSFL
- the SGK1 gene encoding serine/threonine-protein kinase Sgk1 isoform X2, with protein sequence MGEMQGALTRARLESLLKPRHKKRAEAQKRSESFLLTGLAFMKQRRMGLNDFIQKIASNSYACKHPEVQSILKISQPQEPELMNANPSPPPSPSQQINLGPSSNPHAKPSDFHFLKVIGKGSFGKVLLARHKAEEQFYAVKVLQKKAILKKKEEKHIMSERNVLLKNVKHPFLVGLHFSFQTADKLYFVLDYINGGELFYHLQRERCFLEPRARFYAAEIASALGYLHSLNIVYRDLKPENILLDSQGHIVLTDFGLCKENIEHNGTTSTFCGTPEYLAPEVLHKQPYDRTVDWWCLGAVLYEMLYGLPPFYSRNTAEMYDNILNKPLQLKPNITNSARHLLEGLLQKDRTKRLGAKDDFMEIKNHVFFSLINWDDLINKKITPPFNPNVSGPSDLRHFDPEFTEEPVPNSIGKSPDSILITASVKEAAEAFLGFSYAPPMDSFL
- the SGK1 gene encoding serine/threonine-protein kinase Sgk1 isoform X3, giving the protein MTVKTEASGATLTYSKMRGMVAILIAFMKQRRMGLNDFIQKIASNSYACKHPEVQSILKISQPQEPELMNANPSPPPSPSQQINLGPSSNPHAKPSDFHFLKVIGKGSFGKVLLARHKAEEQFYAVKVLQKKAILKKKEEKHIMSERNVLLKNVKHPFLVGLHFSFQTADKLYFVLDYINGGELFYHLQRERCFLEPRARFYAAEIASALGYLHSLNIVYRDLKPENILLDSQGHIVLTDFGLCKENIEHNGTTSTFCGTPEYLAPEVLHKQPYDRTVDWWCLGAVLYEMLYGLPPFYSRNTAEMYDNILNKPLQLKPNITNSARHLLEGLLQKDRTKRLGAKDDFMEIKNHVFFSLINWDDLINKKITPPFNPNVSGPSDLRHFDPEFTEEPVPNSIGKSPDSILITASVKEAAEAFLGFSYAPPMDSFL